In Thermosynechococcus sichuanensis E542, a single genomic region encodes these proteins:
- the ppk1 gene encoding polyphosphate kinase 1 produces MPPAKSPRRKSPAPIDLHDPQYYFNRSLSWLEFNKRVLHEAYDPRTPLLERLKFMAIFSSNLDEFFMVRVAGLKQQVESGIVQGGADGMPPAEQLQAVRQYLLPIVTEQHRYFDQELRALLAKEAIFLTRFDELTPEQQAYLNDYFQAQVFPVLTPLAVDPAHPFPYISSLSLNLAVLIRDPESGQERLARVKVPNRFPRFVALPQHLHSPQGIHWLGVPLEEIIAHNLSALFPGMEIQAYFAFRITRSADLELETDKADDLLIAIEQEIRKRRFGSVVRLEVQRGIPPLLRQTLMEEMDLEEIDVYELDGLLCLNDLFAFMALPLPQFKDPEWQPQVPPSFQRVEERESMFDTSSEITTLGTDYWEAVANELFSLIREGDIIVHHPYHSFAATVQRFITLAAHDPQVLAIKMTLYRTSGDSPIVSALIKAAENGKQVAVLVELKARFDEENNILWARKLEKVGVHVVYGVPGLKTHTKTVLVVRQEAGQIRRYVHIGTGNYNPKTAGLYEDLGLFSCREELGADLSELFNVLTGYSRQRDYRQLLVAPTTMRDRTLQLIYREMEHARNGQPGRIIAKMNAITDTEVIRALYEASQAGVEIDLIIRGMCCLRPGVPGVSDRIRVISIIGRFLEHSRIFYFGNNGEPEYYIGSADWRSRNLDRRVEAITPIQDPTIQLELKELLEIMLADNRQAWELQPDGTYRQRQPAPGEPERGTHSVLMARTLKEVAASR; encoded by the coding sequence CTCCATGAAGCCTATGACCCCCGCACCCCCCTACTAGAGCGGCTCAAATTTATGGCCATTTTCAGTTCCAACTTAGATGAATTTTTCATGGTGCGGGTGGCCGGTCTAAAGCAGCAAGTGGAAAGTGGCATTGTTCAAGGGGGAGCCGATGGCATGCCCCCAGCGGAGCAATTACAAGCAGTGCGGCAATATCTGCTACCGATTGTTACCGAGCAACACCGCTATTTCGACCAAGAACTGCGTGCCCTCTTGGCTAAGGAAGCGATTTTCCTCACCCGTTTTGATGAGTTGACCCCCGAGCAACAGGCCTATCTCAACGACTACTTCCAAGCGCAGGTTTTTCCGGTGCTCACTCCCTTAGCAGTTGATCCGGCGCACCCCTTTCCCTATATTTCTAGTCTCAGCCTCAATCTTGCGGTTCTGATCCGTGATCCCGAATCTGGTCAAGAGCGACTAGCACGGGTGAAGGTACCGAATCGGTTTCCGCGCTTTGTTGCCCTGCCCCAACACTTGCACTCGCCCCAAGGGATCCATTGGCTGGGCGTTCCTCTCGAAGAAATTATTGCCCACAACCTTAGTGCCCTCTTTCCGGGGATGGAGATTCAGGCCTACTTTGCCTTTCGCATTACCCGTAGTGCTGACCTCGAGCTGGAAACAGATAAGGCCGATGATTTACTGATTGCCATTGAGCAGGAAATTCGTAAACGGCGCTTTGGCTCTGTGGTGCGTCTAGAGGTGCAGCGGGGCATTCCACCGCTTCTGAGGCAAACCCTGATGGAAGAGATGGATCTCGAGGAGATTGATGTCTATGAACTCGATGGTCTGTTGTGTTTGAATGATTTGTTTGCCTTTATGGCATTACCCTTGCCCCAGTTCAAGGATCCGGAGTGGCAACCCCAAGTTCCCCCCAGTTTCCAGCGGGTAGAGGAACGGGAATCCATGTTTGACACCAGTAGTGAAATTACTACCCTCGGCACTGACTATTGGGAAGCCGTGGCCAACGAACTCTTTAGTCTCATTCGTGAGGGGGATATTATCGTTCATCATCCCTACCATTCCTTTGCGGCAACGGTACAGCGCTTTATTACCTTGGCGGCCCATGATCCGCAAGTACTGGCGATTAAGATGACCCTCTATCGCACCTCGGGTGACTCGCCAATTGTCAGTGCCCTGATTAAAGCTGCCGAGAATGGCAAACAGGTGGCGGTCTTAGTGGAACTGAAGGCGCGCTTTGATGAGGAGAACAATATCCTCTGGGCACGGAAGCTAGAGAAAGTGGGCGTCCATGTGGTCTATGGCGTACCGGGTCTGAAGACCCACACGAAAACGGTTCTGGTGGTGCGCCAAGAGGCGGGGCAAATTCGTCGCTACGTTCACATTGGCACCGGCAATTACAATCCCAAAACCGCTGGCCTCTATGAGGACTTGGGGCTGTTTTCCTGCCGTGAGGAATTGGGTGCTGATCTTTCGGAACTCTTTAATGTGCTGACGGGCTATTCTCGCCAACGGGACTATCGCCAGCTTTTAGTGGCGCCAACAACAATGCGCGATCGCACGCTGCAATTGATTTACCGTGAGATGGAACACGCCCGCAATGGCCAACCGGGGCGGATTATTGCCAAGATGAATGCGATTACGGATACAGAAGTCATTCGCGCTCTCTATGAGGCTTCCCAAGCAGGAGTGGAAATTGATTTGATTATTCGGGGGATGTGCTGTCTGCGCCCCGGCGTACCGGGAGTGAGCGATCGCATTCGAGTAATTAGTATCATTGGCCGCTTTCTGGAGCACTCACGGATTTTCTACTTTGGCAACAATGGCGAGCCAGAGTACTACATTGGCAGTGCCGACTGGCGATCGCGCAACTTAGACCGCCGCGTTGAAGCCATTACCCCCATTCAAGATCCAACCATTCAACTGGAACTTAAAGAGCTGCTTGAAATTATGTTGGCAGACAATCGCCAAGCCTGGGAGCTGCAACCCGATGGTACCTACCGGCAACGACAGCCAGCACCCGGCGAACCCGAGCGCGGTACCCACAGTGTGTTAATGGCGCGCACCCTCAAGGAAGTAGCAGCAAGCCGCTAG